The proteins below are encoded in one region of Apium graveolens cultivar Ventura chromosome 4, ASM990537v1, whole genome shotgun sequence:
- the LOC141721263 gene encoding uncharacterized protein LOC141721263, whose translation MGGGAAMRAAGKLASVVNGSFRGGIPAVPLPEHLSTKARPIAGVFSEASIDISSSCSSTVNKDCDDWEFAEGEVISDVEEEPIGRLVFGGAPSLQEAKDATLELKTALDQAYLSNKSGGCQYISYPEHHLESKACVTLDTNPLARSHAIQAFRLLNESTAAQTVVASIASDPNVWTAVLQNDALVEFLSSQKTGAEFSGYHSPKHSENEISDEETETKSDFSNFFQDIKGRIEEMMNSLSGFFQNLFGGPGAVEGSAKATSVDKAMGASIMGLAIMVIIVAILRRG comes from the exons atggGAGGCGGAGCAGCGATGAGAGCGGCCGGAAAGCTGGCCAGCGTGGTAAACGGCAGTTTCCGAGGAGGAATTCCGGCAGTACCTTTGCCGGAACATCTTTCTACCAAGGCTCGCCCAATCGCAGGCGTCTTCTCTGAGGCGTCAATCGATATTTCATCTTCTTGTTCTTCAACGGTGAATAAAGATTGCGATGATTGGGAATTCGCCGAAGGAGAAGTGATTAGTGACGTGGAGGAGGAGCCGATTGGTAGACTTGTGTTTGGTGGAGCACCTTCACTTCAGGAAGCCAAAGATGCCACCTTGGAACTCAAAACTGCTCTTGATCA GGCGTACCTGTCAAATAAATCTGGTGGCTGTCAATATATTTCATATCCTGAGCACCACCTGGAGTCTAAAGCTTGTGTTACTCTCGATACCAATCCCTTGGCACGAAGTCATGCTATTCAGGCATTTCGGTTGCTGAATGAAAGCACTGCTGCTCAG ACTGTTGTAGCTTCAATTGCTAGTGATCCAAATGTCTGGACTGCTGTATTGCAAAATGACGCACTTGTGGAATTTCTCAGCTCTCAAAAAACTG GTGCTGAATTTTCCGGCTACCATTCCCCCAAGCACTCAGAAAATGAGATTTCGGATGAGGAAACCGAAACAAAGAGTGATTTTAGCAATTTCTTCCAGGACATTAAAGGAAGGATAGAAGAGATGATGAACAGTTTATCTGGTTTCTTTCAGAATCTTTTTGGTGGTCCAGGAGCAGTTGAGGGAAGTGCAAAAGCAACATCTGTGGACAAGGCTATGGGTGCTTCAATAATGGGATTAGCCATCATGGTTATCATTGTAGCTATCCTTAGGCGTGGTTAA